A portion of the Malania oleifera isolate guangnan ecotype guangnan chromosome 3, ASM2987363v1, whole genome shotgun sequence genome contains these proteins:
- the LOC131151140 gene encoding uncharacterized protein LOC131151140: protein MGDFGFESESGVSVHETTNPEEEAAEYLEDESFEHEWPKKKQKKKKNQVLLEGYVETSEEDHDAEQGGGSKSVARTKSLTDDDLDELKGCLDLGFGFSYEEIPELCNTLPALELCYSMSQKFMDEQQQKSPESTPPTAEIANWKISSPGDHPEDVKARLKFWAQAVACTIRLCS from the exons ATGGGAGATTTTGGGTTTGAATCAGAATCTGGGGTTTCGGTCCACGAGACAACGAACCCAGAAGAAGAGGCCGCGGAATATTTAGAAGATGAGAGCTTCGAGCATGAATGGccgaagaagaagcagaagaagaagaagaaccaggTTTTGCTTGAAGGGTATGTGGAGACGTCGGAGGAGGATCATGATGCAGAGCAGGGAGGAGGGTCTAAGTCCGTGGCAAGGACGAAGAGCTTGACGGACGATGATCTGGACGAGCTTAAAGGGTGTTTGGATCTAGGGTTTGGGTTCAGCTACGAGGAGATTCCCGAGCTCTGCAACACTTTGCCGGCTCTCGAGCTCTGTTACTCCATGAGCCAGAAGTTCATGGACGAGCAGCAGCAGAAGTCGCCGGAGTCTACCCCGCCGACTGCCGAGATTGCGAATTGGAAGATCTCTAGTCCCG GTGATCATCCTGAAGATGTGAAAGCAAGACTCAAATTCTGGGCACAGGCTGTGGCTTGTACCATTAGATTATGCAGCTAG